One region of Mycolicibacterium rhodesiae NBB3 genomic DNA includes:
- a CDS encoding SGNH/GDSL hydrolase family protein, whose translation MGTRAPRRTTTVALAAAATLASTGSAYVGARNLLSGQADKARRVIPKSWDAPPRADGVYRPGGGPVERWHRGMPFDLHLMVFGDSTATGYGSRDAEEVPGVRIARGLAEVSGDRIRLSTKAIMGATSKGLSGQIDAMFVAGPPPDAAVIMIGANDITRPNGIAPSARRLGRAVRRLRASGAVVVVGTCPDFGVITAIPQPLRWVARSRGLRLARAQASAVRAAGGVPVPFSDLLTPEFRKAPDELFSDDMFHPSGAGYALAAKQLLPALCNALGECIDGPQPEVALETRNADVSSLLARVGTVSRLWRRSTGVPAPVVLSAS comes from the coding sequence GTGGGCACACGTGCACCGCGCAGGACAACGACCGTCGCCCTAGCGGCCGCGGCGACACTCGCGTCGACGGGTTCCGCGTATGTCGGGGCCCGCAATCTGCTGAGCGGGCAAGCCGACAAGGCCCGCCGCGTCATACCCAAATCCTGGGACGCCCCGCCGCGCGCCGACGGCGTGTATCGACCCGGCGGCGGCCCTGTGGAACGGTGGCACCGCGGCATGCCGTTCGACCTGCATTTGATGGTCTTCGGAGACTCGACGGCGACGGGCTATGGCTCCCGCGATGCCGAAGAAGTGCCGGGCGTACGCATCGCGCGTGGGCTCGCCGAGGTGTCCGGCGACCGAATCAGGCTGAGCACGAAAGCCATCATGGGCGCGACATCGAAGGGGCTGTCCGGCCAGATCGACGCGATGTTCGTCGCGGGGCCGCCGCCGGACGCCGCGGTCATCATGATCGGCGCAAACGACATCACCCGGCCCAACGGCATCGCGCCGTCGGCTCGCCGGTTGGGCAGGGCCGTGCGGCGGTTGCGGGCCAGCGGAGCCGTCGTCGTCGTGGGTACGTGCCCGGATTTCGGCGTGATCACCGCCATCCCCCAGCCTCTGCGCTGGGTGGCGCGCAGTCGCGGGTTGCGCCTGGCGCGGGCGCAGGCGTCGGCGGTACGCGCCGCCGGTGGGGTGCCCGTCCCGTTCTCCGACCTTCTGACTCCGGAGTTCCGCAAGGCCCCCGACGAACTCTTCAGCGATGACATGTTCCATCCGTCAGGGGCCGGCTATGCCTTGGCGGCAAAGCAATTGCTGCCCGCGCTGTGTAATGCCCTGGGCGAGTGCATCGATGGGCCTCAGCCCGAAGTCGCGTTGGAAACGCGGAACGCCGATGTCAGTTCGCTACTGGCGCGGGTCGGCACCGTCAGCAGGCTGTGGCGCCGCTCGACTGGGGTCCCCGCACCCGTGGTCTTGTCCGCCAGCTAG
- a CDS encoding alpha/beta hydrolase — MTAPSKVAGAARPGVLPAKGHKPRKFPVSDGAPLEVVEDGPSLAGRLTSLAALLTIRPTLAIGSYAPRLPWPWGLVDVVSRVMRPAPGTIRATISLPNCTAQLVRANGVLPADGKRGVILYMHGGAFLTCGVNSHGRLVTALSGFADCPVLVVNYRMIPKHSVGEAIDDCYDAYKWLRLKGYEPNQIVLAGDSAGGYLAMALAEKLQREGLEGETPGAMVTMSPLFEVDNEARANHPNIHSDAMFPPRAFYALVDLVKEAAGRHLVDGKPEEVYEPLDHIEPGLPRTLIHVSGSEVLVSDARKAARRLAAAGVPVEVRVWPGQMHVFQLASPLVPEATRSLRQIGDYIREATW, encoded by the coding sequence ATGACGGCACCAAGTAAAGTAGCCGGAGCGGCGCGTCCTGGCGTATTGCCTGCTAAAGGGCATAAACCACGCAAATTTCCGGTTAGTGATGGCGCCCCTTTAGAGGTCGTCGAGGACGGTCCAAGCCTTGCGGGACGACTCACTTCACTCGCGGCCCTGCTAACTATTCGCCCAACCTTGGCTATCGGCAGCTACGCTCCGCGCCTGCCGTGGCCCTGGGGTTTGGTCGACGTCGTGTCCCGCGTCATGCGTCCGGCCCCGGGCACGATACGCGCCACGATTTCTTTGCCGAACTGCACCGCCCAGCTGGTGCGGGCCAACGGGGTCCTGCCCGCGGACGGTAAGCGCGGCGTGATCCTTTACATGCACGGCGGCGCGTTTCTGACCTGCGGCGTGAATTCGCACGGTCGGTTGGTGACCGCCCTGTCGGGATTCGCCGACTGTCCGGTCCTCGTTGTGAACTACCGGATGATCCCGAAGCATTCCGTCGGCGAGGCGATCGACGACTGCTACGACGCCTACAAGTGGCTGCGGCTGAAGGGCTATGAGCCGAATCAGATCGTGTTGGCCGGCGACTCCGCCGGCGGCTACCTGGCCATGGCGCTGGCCGAGAAGTTGCAGCGCGAGGGTCTGGAAGGCGAAACCCCCGGGGCGATGGTGACGATGTCGCCGTTGTTCGAGGTCGACAACGAGGCGCGGGCCAACCACCCGAACATCCACAGCGATGCGATGTTCCCGCCGCGCGCGTTCTACGCGCTGGTGGACCTGGTCAAAGAGGCCGCCGGCCGGCACCTGGTCGACGGAAAGCCCGAAGAGGTCTACGAACCGCTCGACCACATCGAACCCGGCCTGCCGCGCACGCTGATCCATGTTTCGGGCTCTGAAGTGTTGGTCAGCGACGCCCGCAAGGCGGCCCGCCGACTGGCGGCCGCCGGTGTGCCCGTCGAGGTGCGCGTCTGGCCCGGCCAGATGCACGTCTTCCAGTTGGCGTCGCCCCTGGTTCCCGAGGCGACTCGGTCGCTGCGCCAGATCGGCGACTACATCCGGGAAGCCACCTGGTAA
- a CDS encoding membrane protein, with product MSDQPPPPPGGNYPPPQPPPGGNYPPPQPPPGGNYPPPPGGGYAPPPPQSGPGGYPPPQQGAYPPPQQGGYPPPQQGGYPAAGGYPPAGPGLPGSQDLNVGEAFSWAWNKFTKNAAALIVPALVYGVIIGILAGATYGLAFALAPTSYESYGDYSYSYEAGFGFMSFLALGIGYIILIVVAAAIQSAYLGGLLDIANGQPVTAGSFFKPRNTVPVIIATLIIGIASAIGSFCFILGLVIGIFTLFTTIIIVERNVPPIEAIKQSIDIAKNNFVQVLLVWLVAGVIGVVGALACGIGLIVAIPVAALFLVYAYRHLTRGQIAPLTP from the coding sequence ATGAGTGATCAACCGCCTCCTCCTCCGGGTGGCAATTACCCGCCACCTCAGCCCCCGCCGGGTGGCAATTACCCGCCACCTCAGCCCCCGCCGGGTGGCAATTACCCGCCCCCGCCGGGCGGTGGATACGCACCCCCGCCGCCCCAGTCGGGACCGGGCGGTTATCCGCCGCCACAACAAGGGGCCTATCCGCCGCCGCAGCAAGGAGGCTATCCGCCGCCGCAGCAAGGGGGCTATCCGGCCGCTGGTGGGTACCCACCCGCAGGCCCGGGTCTGCCTGGCTCGCAAGACCTTAACGTCGGCGAAGCGTTTTCGTGGGCGTGGAACAAGTTCACCAAGAACGCGGCCGCGCTGATCGTTCCGGCGCTCGTCTACGGCGTCATCATCGGGATCCTGGCCGGCGCCACGTATGGGCTGGCATTCGCGCTCGCACCGACATCCTACGAGTCCTACGGCGACTACAGCTACAGCTATGAAGCCGGCTTCGGCTTCATGAGCTTCCTTGCGCTCGGTATCGGCTACATCATCCTGATCGTGGTCGCCGCGGCGATCCAATCCGCTTATCTCGGTGGACTATTGGACATCGCCAACGGTCAGCCGGTGACCGCCGGGTCGTTTTTCAAGCCGCGCAACACCGTACCGGTGATCATTGCGACCCTGATCATCGGAATCGCATCCGCCATCGGCTCGTTCTGCTTCATCCTCGGTCTCGTCATCGGCATCTTCACGCTGTTCACCACGATCATCATCGTCGAGCGCAACGTGCCGCCGATCGAGGCGATCAAGCAGAGCATCGACATCGCCAAGAACAACTTCGTCCAGGTGCTACTGGTCTGGCTGGTGGCCGGAGTGATCGGCGTCGTCGGTGCGCTGGCCTGCGGCATCGGCCTGATCGTCGCTATCCCGGTCGCCGCACTGTTTTTGGTGTACGCCTACCGGCACCTCACCCGCGGGCAGATTGCGCCGTTGACCCCGTAA
- a CDS encoding CD225/dispanin family protein, with product MTNQPPPGNYPPPPPPSGGTPPPPPGGAPAGQPNNNLVLGILVTVLCCLPLGIVSIVKSTQVSGLWAQGRTAEAQQAADDAKKYAIWGAIAGVIVFVIVIIFNLVVGFSATSSYS from the coding sequence ATGACCAATCAACCGCCCCCCGGGAATTACCCACCTCCGCCGCCGCCGAGCGGTGGCACTCCGCCGCCCCCTCCGGGCGGAGCGCCGGCGGGTCAACCGAACAACAACCTCGTCTTGGGCATTCTGGTGACGGTGTTGTGCTGCCTTCCGCTCGGAATCGTGTCGATCGTGAAATCCACTCAGGTCTCCGGCCTGTGGGCTCAGGGCCGCACCGCCGAGGCGCAGCAGGCGGCCGACGATGCGAAGAAATACGCGATCTGGGGCGCGATCGCGGGTGTCATCGTCTTCGTGATCGTCATCATCTTCAATCTCGTCGTCGGCTTCAGCGCGACGTCCAGTTACTCCTAG
- a CDS encoding cystathionine beta-synthase: MRIARHVSELIGNTPLVQLNSVVPEGAGTVAAKIEYLNPGGSSKDRIAIKMIDAAEASGELKPGGTIVEPTSGNTGVGLALVAQQRGYKCIFVCPDKVSEDKQNVLRAYGADVVVCPTAVAPDNPDSYYSVSNRLVEEIDGAWKPDQYSNPMGPASHYETTGPEVWADTDGKVTHFVAGVGTGGTITGAGRYLKEVSDGRVRIVGVDPEGSVYSGGTGRPYLVEGVGEDFWPSAYDPSVPDEIIAVSDADSFEMTRRLAREEALLVGGSCGMAVVAAIKVAEKAGPDSLVVVLLPDGGRGYLSKVFNDGWMSSYGFLRSRLDGSVEETTVGEVLRGKSGALPDLVHTHPSETVRDAIGILREYGVSQMPVVGAEPPVMAGEVAGSVAERELLSAVFEGRAKLADAVSQHMSPPLPLIGAGELVSTAAKTLRECDAVMVVEEGKPVGVLTRHDLLGFLSDGSGRHAR; this comes from the coding sequence ATGCGTATCGCACGGCACGTCAGTGAGCTCATCGGCAATACCCCTTTGGTGCAGCTGAACTCCGTTGTGCCCGAAGGCGCCGGGACCGTCGCCGCCAAGATCGAGTACCTCAACCCCGGGGGCAGCTCCAAGGACCGCATCGCGATCAAGATGATCGATGCGGCGGAAGCCAGCGGTGAACTCAAGCCGGGGGGCACCATCGTCGAACCGACGTCGGGCAACACCGGGGTGGGACTGGCGTTGGTGGCGCAGCAGCGCGGCTACAAATGCATCTTCGTCTGCCCCGACAAGGTCAGCGAGGACAAGCAGAACGTGTTGCGCGCGTACGGTGCCGACGTGGTCGTGTGCCCGACAGCGGTGGCTCCCGACAATCCCGACAGCTACTACAGCGTCTCGAATCGACTGGTCGAGGAGATCGACGGCGCCTGGAAGCCCGACCAGTACTCCAACCCCATGGGACCGGCCAGCCACTACGAGACAACCGGCCCCGAGGTGTGGGCCGACACCGACGGCAAGGTCACCCATTTCGTCGCCGGCGTCGGCACCGGCGGCACGATCACCGGAGCGGGTCGCTACCTCAAGGAAGTGTCGGACGGACGAGTGCGCATCGTCGGTGTCGACCCCGAGGGATCGGTCTATTCCGGCGGCACCGGCAGGCCGTACCTCGTGGAAGGTGTGGGCGAGGACTTCTGGCCGTCCGCCTACGATCCGTCTGTCCCCGACGAGATCATCGCGGTGTCCGACGCCGACTCGTTCGAAATGACGCGCAGGCTGGCGCGTGAAGAAGCACTCCTGGTCGGAGGATCGTGCGGCATGGCCGTCGTGGCCGCGATCAAGGTCGCTGAGAAGGCCGGCCCGGATTCGCTGGTCGTCGTTCTGTTGCCTGACGGCGGAAGAGGTTATCTGTCAAAGGTTTTCAACGACGGATGGATGTCTTCGTACGGATTCTTGCGAAGTCGGCTCGACGGTTCGGTGGAAGAGACGACCGTCGGCGAGGTGCTGCGGGGTAAGTCGGGTGCACTGCCCGACCTGGTGCACACCCACCCGTCGGAGACGGTTCGCGACGCGATCGGCATCCTGCGGGAGTACGGCGTCTCACAGATGCCGGTCGTAGGGGCCGAGCCGCCGGTGATGGCAGGCGAAGTGGCGGGCAGCGTCGCGGAGCGCGAACTGCTGTCCGCGGTCTTCGAGGGCAGGGCGAAGCTTGCCGACGCCGTTTCTCAACACATGAGTCCGCCGCTGCCCTTGATCGGAGCGGGAGAACTCGTCAGCACCGCCGCTAAGACGCTGCGCGAATGCGATGCGGTGATGGTCGTCGAGGAGGGCAAGCCGGTCGGCGTGCTGACCCGTCACGACCTCCTCGGGTTCCTGTCGGACGGCAGCGGGCGCCACGCGCGGTAG